One segment of Pseudanabaena sp. PCC 6802 DNA contains the following:
- the ligA gene encoding NAD-dependent DNA ligase LigA: MGQEIPPTPNPQQRVQDLQKMLQEASYAYYVLDAPNMEDSVYDRLYRELQDLEGQYPELITPDSPTQRVGEKPASQFVSVRHHIPLYSLENAFSSDDMQTWQERWQKVMPDANAEYVCELKIDGSAIALTYEHGILVRGATRGDGIAGEDITQNVKAIRSIPLRLQLDNPPPRLEIRGEALLPLGSFEQINRSRSQQGEPLFANPRNAAAGTLRQLDSRIVARRKLDFFAYTLHIEDVPGNLNLSFPTQQWQSLEFLHQIGFKVNPHRQLCRDLSAVQAFYDRWSTERHNLPYMTDGMVVKINSLTLQTELGFTHKFPRWAIAWKYPAEEVPTVVNAVTVQVGRTGALTPVAELSPVQLAGTTVSRATLHNSDRIAELDLHVGDTAIVRKAGEIIPEVVRILADLRPAGAVRFQMPTHCPECNSPVVKPVDEAVTRCVNPTCPAIVRGALEHWGSRDALDINGIGEKLVRQLVEANLVQSVADLYDLTLEQLLGLERMGQKSAEKLLAAIALSKEKNWARVLYGLGIRHVGSSNAQLLAEHFPSLQALAESTPEAIASVYGIGAEIAQSVHQWFQSSDNQALLQRLQATGLQFQGAIAPAATKGNLALAGKTFVITGTLPTLKRDEAKALIQQAGGKVTDSVSKKTDYVVVGEEAGSKLQKAQALGITCISEPELLQLL, encoded by the coding sequence ATGGGACAAGAAATACCCCCAACCCCCAACCCCCAACAGCGAGTCCAGGATCTGCAAAAGATGCTCCAGGAGGCTAGCTATGCGTATTACGTCCTCGATGCACCTAACATGGAGGATAGCGTCTACGATCGCTTGTATCGAGAGCTGCAAGACCTTGAAGGCCAGTACCCAGAGCTAATTACCCCCGATAGCCCCACGCAACGGGTTGGCGAGAAACCTGCCTCGCAATTCGTGTCGGTACGGCATCATATTCCGCTCTATAGTTTGGAAAACGCTTTTAGTAGCGATGATATGCAAACCTGGCAAGAACGCTGGCAAAAGGTGATGCCCGATGCCAATGCCGAATATGTATGCGAACTCAAAATTGATGGTTCGGCGATCGCACTAACCTACGAACATGGAATATTGGTGCGCGGTGCGACCAGGGGCGACGGCATTGCAGGGGAAGATATTACGCAAAACGTGAAAGCCATTCGTTCCATTCCCCTCCGACTCCAATTGGACAATCCACCCCCTCGCCTGGAGATACGCGGCGAGGCCTTATTACCGCTCGGCAGTTTCGAGCAAATCAACCGATCGCGATCGCAACAGGGCGAGCCACTATTTGCCAATCCCCGTAATGCGGCAGCGGGAACGTTGCGCCAGTTAGACTCCCGCATCGTGGCTAGGCGCAAATTGGATTTCTTTGCTTACACCTTACATATCGAAGACGTTCCTGGTAATCTGAACTTGTCTTTCCCCACACAGCAATGGCAATCCCTAGAGTTTCTGCATCAAATCGGATTTAAGGTCAATCCCCATCGCCAGCTTTGCCGGGACTTGAGCGCGGTGCAAGCCTTTTACGATCGCTGGTCTACAGAACGCCACAACCTGCCCTACATGACCGATGGCATGGTGGTTAAAATCAACTCCTTAACTTTGCAAACCGAACTGGGCTTTACACATAAGTTTCCTCGCTGGGCGATCGCTTGGAAATATCCCGCTGAAGAAGTGCCCACGGTAGTTAATGCCGTTACCGTCCAGGTCGGGCGTACGGGAGCGCTTACACCCGTGGCAGAACTATCACCAGTTCAACTCGCAGGTACTACCGTATCGCGGGCAACTCTGCATAATAGCGATCGCATCGCTGAGTTGGATTTGCACGTTGGCGATACGGCGATCGTGCGCAAGGCGGGGGAAATTATTCCCGAAGTGGTGCGCATCCTCGCGGATCTCCGTCCTGCTGGCGCTGTACGTTTTCAGATGCCCACCCATTGCCCAGAGTGCAATTCCCCCGTAGTGAAGCCTGTTGATGAAGCCGTGACGCGCTGTGTCAATCCCACCTGTCCTGCGATTGTCAGAGGGGCGCTCGAGCATTGGGGCAGTCGGGATGCGTTGGATATTAACGGTATCGGGGAGAAATTAGTACGGCAGTTGGTGGAGGCAAACTTAGTGCAATCGGTGGCGGATCTGTACGATCTCACCCTAGAGCAATTGCTCGGTTTAGAGCGCATGGGTCAAAAGTCTGCCGAAAAGCTGCTAGCGGCGATCGCCCTATCCAAAGAAAAAAACTGGGCGCGCGTCCTCTATGGTTTAGGTATCCGCCATGTTGGTAGTAGTAACGCGCAACTGCTAGCAGAGCATTTCCCAAGTTTGCAAGCACTGGCAGAATCTACACCGGAGGCGATCGCTTCGGTCTACGGTATTGGTGCGGAAATTGCCCAATCTGTGCATCAGTGGTTCCAATCGTCAGATAATCAGGCGCTGTTGCAAAGACTGCAAGCAACGGGCTTGCAATTTCAAGGTGCGATCGCCCCAGCAGCAACAAAGGGGAATTTAGCGCTTGCAGGCAAAACCTTCGTTATTACCGGCACCCTGCCCACTTTGAAACGAGATGAGGCAAAGGCACTGATCCAACAAGCAGGTGGAAAGGTAACTGATTCCGTGAGTAAAAAAACTGACTATGTTGTTGTTGGCGAGGAGGCTGGTTCTAAATTACAAAAGGCTCAGGCTCTTGGCATTACTTGTATATCCGAACCTGAATTATTGCAATTGCTGTAG
- a CDS encoding SemiSWEET transporter: protein MEFNYITTLGLVAGVLTTLAYLPQVIKTWKSKSAQDLSWSMLIVLCIGIVLWLVYGFSIQDIPIIAANVVTLILASIILALKIKYQNGAS, encoded by the coding sequence ATGGAATTTAACTACATAACTACTCTAGGTTTAGTAGCAGGAGTCCTCACTACTCTTGCCTATTTGCCTCAGGTGATTAAAACTTGGAAATCTAAATCGGCGCAAGATCTCTCCTGGAGCATGTTGATCGTACTCTGTATCGGCATTGTGCTGTGGCTGGTTTATGGCTTCTCAATCCAAGATATTCCCATCATTGCAGCTAATGTGGTGACTCTAATACTTGCCTCAATAATTCTAGCGCTCAAGATTAAATATCAAAATGGCGCAAGCTGA